From the genome of Corallococcus macrosporus DSM 14697:
CGCGCGCGCGGGGCATCTTCTTGAGCGCGTCGAGCAATCCCCAGCCGCTCATGACCGGCATCCGCAAGTCGAGCAGCACGGCGGAGGGCATGTCTCCCTCCAGCAGGTCCAGCGCCTCACGGCCGTTGGCCGCTTGAACCGTGGGATAGCCCATTTCCTCGAGGGCATCGCAGATGAGCGTGCGGTGGCTCGCGTCGTCGTCGACGACCAGGATGTGGGACATGGCAGGGCCTCGGAAGCTGCGGCTGGGTGACTCGCCGCGAAATTCTATGGGCAGGATGATGGGAACTCCTCTTCCATTCCGGAAGGGGCTCCGACGTTTTTCAACAGCGAACGGCCCGTGAGGACGAGCCTTGAAACCGGGGCCGGGCCCCACGGGGCTCACGCTCCGTAAAGCTGGAGTGCATTCTGCCCCAGGATGCCCGCGAGCACCGCGTCATCCAGCTTCATCCCCAGCAAGGTCCGCAGCTCCCGGTCCCACGCGTAGGGGAGGTTGGGGAAGTCCGTGCCGTAGAGGATGCGCTCGGGCCGGACCTCCAGCGCGCGGCGGGGAAGGGGCACGGGGAAGTACCCCGCCAGCGCCATGGTGGTGTCCAGCCAGAGGTTGTCGTGGCGCTCCAGCAGCCGCGCGTAGGCGTCGAACTCGTCCGCGCCCAGGTGCGGCACGCACAGCTTCAGCGTGGGATGGTCCTTCAGCACACGCTCCACCCGTTCGGCGGCGCAGAGCGCGTAGGTGTCGCAATGGTAGTGGGGGCTGGAGGGCTCCCGCCCCGCATGCATGACGAGCGGACGGCCCGCCTTCGCGCACGCGGCATACACCTCGTGAAGGTGCGGCGCGTCAGGGGCGAAGCATTGGACGTGGCAGTGAATCTTCACCCCCCGCAGGCCCGCGGCGAAGGCCTCCTCCAGCACCGCCGTCGCCTCCGGCTCACCCGGGAGCACGGTGGCGAGCCCCAGCACGCGGGGCTCTTCCCGGGCCACCTCCGCCACGTAGGCGTTGAGCGCGCGGGCCATGCCCGGCCGGTGGGCGTAGTGCAGCGCCACCACCCGCTGGACACCCCGTGACAGGAGGAAGGACACGACCTGGCGCGTGTGCAGCTTGTAGCGGATGGGCCAGCCGTACCGGTCGAACCAGCGCCACACCGCCTCGAACACCCGGTCCGGGAAGAGGTGGACGTGCGCGTCCACCACGGGCGGCAGGCTGTCCGGCAGGCGGGGGCCTTCTGAATCGTGAAGGCCGGGCATGGGCAGGGTGATGCCGGCGTCCCGCCACGTGGGGGCGGTGGCCAGGCAGGGGACGGGCACGTCGGCGTCGGAGTCGGTGGCCATGACGAGCCACCCGTCTTAAGCCTTCTTGGCGCTGTCGTCCTCGTCGCCGTCGGTCCGCCGCAGGTAGGTGTTGTGCGGGTACCCCTGGCGGGACAGCCGCTGCGCCTCGATGGCGTCCGCGACCTTGCCGCAGACCTGACCCAACATGCGCAGCGACTCGGCGAGGAGCCGCTCGGCGTGGTCCTGCGCGTCGGCGGCCTGGATGGTGGTGCGCTCTTTGCGGAACAGCCCGGGCAGCTTCATCTCCCCCCAAGCATAGGTGACGCACCGCCCCGGTGCCACCGCCCCGCGAGGGCAGGCTTAACCGCGTTGACGGCCCACGAAATTTACATTTTTGAGCAGTTACCCCCGGCCACCTGCCTGGATGCCCGCCATGTGCGCCTGTAACTCCTTGGACTTCCAAGGCTTTGACGAATTTTCAAGTGGGGG
Proteins encoded in this window:
- a CDS encoding response regulator, with product MSHILVVDDDASHRTLICDALEEMGYPTVQAANGREALDLLEGDMPSAVLLDLRMPVMSGWGLLDALKKMPRARGLPIIIISGYGFEWEAELVGAAGYISKPVDLDKVRMTVQQIAGPPEMSLVH
- a CDS encoding amidohydrolase family protein codes for the protein MATDSDADVPVPCLATAPTWRDAGITLPMPGLHDSEGPRLPDSLPPVVDAHVHLFPDRVFEAVWRWFDRYGWPIRYKLHTRQVVSFLLSRGVQRVVALHYAHRPGMARALNAYVAEVAREEPRVLGLATVLPGEPEATAVLEEAFAAGLRGVKIHCHVQCFAPDAPHLHEVYAACAKAGRPLVMHAGREPSSPHYHCDTYALCAAERVERVLKDHPTLKLCVPHLGADEFDAYARLLERHDNLWLDTTMALAGYFPVPLPRRALEVRPERILYGTDFPNLPYAWDRELRTLLGMKLDDAVLAGILGQNALQLYGA